One genomic segment of Centroberyx gerrardi isolate f3 chromosome 4, fCenGer3.hap1.cur.20231027, whole genome shotgun sequence includes these proteins:
- the sema4ba gene encoding sema domain, immunoglobulin domain (Ig), transmembrane domain (TM) and short cytoplasmic domain, (semaphorin) 4Ba, translating into MAWLCLPAYTVLLVGFVHTAATENDVTPRLTFSYNAKERTAKHFSANGAFNYTSLLLSKEDNMLYVGAREILFALNLTDISRAKLQRNLTWSTPERKRDECSFKGKDLQTDCFNYIKILLRMNSTHLYVCGTYAFSPICAYISTADFSLVRSQTGEIVSEDGRSRCPFNPEYKSTAIMADGELYAGTVSNFQGNEPIIYKSLSQGTALKTENSLNWLQDPAFVGSAYIQESLPKGNLVGDDDKIYFFFSEAGKEFDFFDNTIVSRIARVCKGDKGGERVLQKKWTTFLKAQLLCSLPDDGFPFNIIQDMFVLTPSPADWKNTLFYGVFTSQWYKGASGSSAVCSFTMNQVEKAFSGRYREVNRETQQWYTYNHPVPEPRPGACITNVAREQGIPSSLHMPDKVLNFVKDHFLMDSVIRSQPLLLKRNVRYTQIAVHQVQATRKAYNVLFIGTDDGRLHKAINVNSKMHIIEEMVLFPDSQPVQHIELDSEKGQLYVSSFSGLVEVPVANCTNYQSCGECVLSRDPYCAWTGRQCMDIRQAPPGNLWQQDVDEADTSVICNKTVPSPRFAKPPPTRMSSCQVIIIPANTFKVLPCKLRSNLAERRWEYSETAGHFHYPSPEGGLVVVAQADRQETYECWSVEEGFRQLLANYCVRGEAKQESTTLIGRSHTPQVPQEELIILPGEARSPQINTKTYWNELIVVCALLAFSLLVFSLFVVYRNRDHMKSMLKEGECPNMQQKKPRIVGKPAENLPLNGNTVPASVSDHKGYQTLNDNYICSTPPHECSSPDNSKSFSESEKRPLNLRESHVEISPTCPRPRVRLGSEIKDSIV; encoded by the exons atgCGAAGGAGAGGACAGCCAAACATTTCTCAGCCAACGGTGCGTTCAATTACACCTCTCTCCTGCTCAGTAAAGAAGACAACATGCTGTACGTCGGAGCACGGGAGATTCTCTTCGCACTCAACCTCACTGATATCAGCAGAGCCAAGCTGCAAAGGAAT ctAACATGGAGCActccagagaggaagagagacgagTGCAGTTTCAAAGGCAAAGACTTGCAG ACGGATTGCTTCAACTACATCAAGATCTTGCTGCGTATGAACAGCACCCATCTGTACGTGTGTGGAACGTACGCCTTCAGCCCCATCTGTGCTTACATA AGCACTGCAGACTTCTCTCTCGTCAGGAGCCAGACCGGGGAGATCGTTTCAGAGGACGGACGCAGCCGCTGTCCTTTCAACCCTGAATACAAGTCCACTGCTATCATGGCCG ATGGAGAGCTGTACGCCGGAACGGTCAGTAATTTCCAAGGAAATGAACCCATCATTTACAAGAGTCTAAGCCAAGGAACTGctctaaaaacagaaaactcatTGAACTGGCTTCAAG ACCCGGCCTTTGTCGGCTCTGCCTACATACAGGAGAGCCTGCCCAAGGGCAACCTAGTGGGCGATGATGATAAGATTTACTTCTTCTTCAGTGAAGCAGGAAAGGAGTTTGATTTCTTTGACAACACCATTGTGTCACGCATTGCTCGCGTGTGTAAG GGTgacaaaggaggggagagagtccTGCAGAAGAAATGGACGACCTTCCTGAAGGCCCAGCTCTTGTGCTCTTTGCCTGACGATGGCTTCCCCTTCAACATTATCCAGGACATGTTTGTGCTGACGCCCAGCCCCGCGGACTGGAAGAACACCCTGTTTTATGGAGTCTTCACGTCTCAGTG GTATAAAGGTGCTTCAGGAAGCTCAGCAGTCTGTTCCTTCACAATGAACCAGGTGGAAAAGGCTTTCAGTGGGCGTTACCGCGAGGTCAACCGAGAGACCCAGCAGTGGTACACATACAACCACCCAGTTCCCGAGCCTCGGCCTGGAGCC TGCATCACGAACGTTGCCAGAGAGCAGGgcatcccctcctctctgcacaTGCCTGACAAGGTGCTGAATTTTGTCAAAGACCACTTCCTGATGGACAGCGTGATCCGCAGCCAGCCTCTCCTGCTGAAGCGCAACGTGCGCTACACACAGATCGCTGTCCACCAGGTCCAGGCAACACGCAAGGCCTATAATGTGCTCTTCATCGGCACAG ATGACGGGAGACTTCACAAAGCCATTAATGTAAACAGCAAGATGCACATCATTGAGGAGATGGTGCTGTTCCCTGATTCCCAACCGGTGCAACACATTGAACTGGACTCTGAGAAG GGTCAGCTGTatgtttcctctttctctggaCTGGTGGAGGTCCCAGTAGCTAACTGCACTAATTATCAGAGCTGTGGGGAGTGTGTCCTCTCCAGGGACCCTTACTGTGCCTGGACCGGGAGGCAGTGCATGGATATCAGACAGGCTCCACCAGGCAA TCTCTGGCAGCAGGATGTAGATGAAGCAGACACATCGGTTATTTGCAACAAGACAGTGCCCAGCCCACGGTTTGCTAAACCTCCACCCACAC GAATGTCTTCATGCCAGGTGATCATTATACCAGCCAACACGTTCAAAGTGCTGCCTTGTAAGCTGCGCTCTAACTTGGCTGAGAGGCGGTGGGAGTACAGCGAGACTGCGGGCCACTTTCATTACCCGAGCCCCGAGGGGgggctggtggtggtggctcAAGCCGACAGGCAGGAAACCTACGAGTGCTGGTCAGTGGAGGAAGGCTTCAGGCAGCTGCTGGCCAACTACTGTGTGAGGGGCGAGGCCAAGCAGGAGAGCACCACCCTGATAGGACGATCCCACACCCCGCAGGTCCCCCAGGAAGAGCTCATCATCCTGCCTGGGGAGGCCCGCTCGCCGCAGATCAACACCAAGACCTACTGGAACGAGCTCATCGTGGTGTGCGCCCTGCTGGCGTTTTCCCTGCTGGTCTTCTCCCTGTTCGTTGTCTACAGGAACCGCGACCACATGAAGTCCATGCTCAAGGAGGGCGAGTGTCCCAACATGCAGCAGAAGAAGCCCAGGATAGTGGGGAAGCCGGCGGAGAACTTGCCACTCAACGGCAACACGGTCCCGGCGTCCGTCTCGGATCATAAGGGCTACCAGACCCTAAACGACAACTACATCTGCAGCACTCCGCCGCACGAGTGCTCCTCGCCAGACAACAGCAAGAGCTTCTCGGAGTCGGAGAAGAGGCCTCTGAACTTGAGAGAGAGCCACGTAGAGATTTCTCCCACATGCCCGCGGCCTCGAGTGAGACTGGGTTCTGAGATTAAAGACTCCATTGTGTGA
- the rasef2 gene encoding ras and EF-hand domain-containing protein → MTMERPSLQRLFSACDVNKSGTIEYEDFTVVCRELNVPENEIKTLFNKFDPHADGYIDYGNFSSRFQEVSETLDLASFGGGSSQSQGGPWDEFVGRIDGAGALLSESLREQLAELYQAIHSSANTALLQQYEDVIHSLINQSMDHRLESEQLESSLKRTEEMNNSQLAELEDDIQQQLARVEERVREEGHKKMEGIMATVQRRHDNEVADLHATVDRLLKSQEESELNHSKEEVVRLNRQISDLTQENEQLRSSLVKAQTDISVLHSELDKLKNMYADQKVQHERESDELKRMVIEYQSYSNQIQILQQMNKKLYDSNDGLRSALASEAVAAKRRLSPQNEIPARRMKPLRQSTLNHSSSEQDSSKSAYCHVTSWADKYLDSGVALPMDTAESSGSDYDSDDSRNSVETVHHSYSYVPSDVEISDVKSEATLSVAPSKASSIASSLRRRLSAFSTKPSDADIVENEEPAPMYRLVLAGDAGAGKSSFLLRLTLNEFRGDIQTTLGVDFQIKKMLVDGEKTSLQIWDTAGQERFRSIARSYFRKAHGVLLLYDVTSESSFLNVRAWVDQIQDSTEEQIPMCVIGNKVDLRETLAEGSCVSTVHGEKLAKAYGALFCETSAKEGTNIVEAVLHLAREVKKNVKLRRQSDSQVKLSPANPKKTLNSCCGL, encoded by the exons ATGACAATGGAGAGACCCAGCCTTCAGCGGTTATTTTCGGCGTGTGATGTGAACAAGTCTGGCACTATCGAGTACGAGGACTTCACCGTTGTTTGCCGAGAGCTGAATGTTCCGGAGAATGAGATCAAAACTTTGTTCAACAAGTTCGACCCGCACGCGGACGGATACATCGATTACGGAAACTTTTCGTCGAGGTTTCAAGAGGTTTCCGAGACGTTAGACCTGGCGTCCTTCGGCggagggtcttcccagagtcaAGGCGGCCCGTGGGACGAGTTTGTGGGCAGGATAGATGGTGCAGGTGCTCTCCTCTCCGAAAG TCTTAGGGAGCAGTTGGCTGAATTGTACCAGGCCATCCACTCCTCTGCAAACACggctctgctgcagcagtatgAGGACGTCATCCACTCTCTCATCAATCAAAGCATGGACCACAGACTGGAGAGCGAACAGCTGGAGAGCAGTTTGAAGCG AACGGAGGAGATGAACAACAGTCAGCTGGCAGAACTGGAAGACGATATACAGCAACAACTTGCCAGAGTagaagagagggtgagagaagag GGGCATAAGAAAATGGAGGGAATCATGGCTACCGTGCAGAGGAGGCATGACAACGAGGTTGCAGACCTGCATGCAACTGTGGACAGGCTGTTAAAG AGCCAAGAGGAATCTGAACTCAACCATTCAAAGGAGGAAGTTGtcagactgaacagacaaatCAGTGATCTTACACAG gaAAACGAGCAGCTGCGGAGCTCTCTGGTGAAAGCCCAGACAGACATTTCCGTTCTGCATTCAGAGCTCGACAAGCTGAAGAACATGTACGCAGATCAGAAGGTTCAACATGAAAG AGAAAGTGATGAGTTGAAGAGGATGGTCATAGAATACCAGTCTTACTccaatcagattcagattctcCA gcAAATGAACAAAAAGCTGTATGACAGTAATGACGGGCTGCGCTCTGCATTAGCCAGTGAAGCCGTGGCAGCTAAAAGGAGG CTATCTCCCCAAAATGAAATCCCAGCCAGAAGGATGAAGCCCCTCCGACAAAGCACACTCAACCACAGCAG TTCAGAGCAGGATTCCAGTAAGTCGGCCTACTGCCATGTGACCAGCTGGGCTGATAAGTACCTGGACAGTGGAGTCGCCCTGCCGATGGACACAGCTGAAAGCTCAGGCAGTGATTATGACAGCGATGACAGTAGAAACTCGGTGGAAACTGTGCACCACAGTTACTCGTATGTCCCGTCCGATGTTGAG ATATCTGATGTGAAATCTGAGGCTACGTTGTCGGTTGCCCCTAGCAAAGCCAGTTCCATTGCATCATCATTACGAAGACGCTTGTCTGCCTTTTCCACAAAG CCGTCAGACGCAGACATAGTAGAAAATGAGGAGCCGGCTCCAATGTACCGTCTGGTTTTAGCCGGAGATGCAGGAGCTGGAAAGTCCAGCTTCCTGCTGCGGCTGACGCTCAACGAGTTCAGAGGAGATATTCAGACAACACTGG GGGTTGATTTCCAAATCAAGAAGATGCTGGTGGACGGAGAAAAGACGAGCCTCCAGATATGGGACACAGCTGGGCAAGAGAG GTTCCGCAGTATTGCCAGGTCCTATTTCCGTAAAGCTCATGGAGTCCTGCTGCTGTATGACGTTACTTCAGAAAGCAGCTTCCTTAATGTCAGAGCATGGGTGGATCAGATTCAG GACTCAACAGAAGAGCAAATCCCAATGTGCGTTATTGGAAACAAGGTGGATCTCCGAGAAACGCTCGCGGAGGGAAGCTGCGTGAGCACTGTGCACGGGGAGAAGTTGGCCAAG GCGTACGGCGCCTTGTTCTGCGAAACCAGTGCCAAAGAGGGAACCAACATCGTCGAGGCTGTGCTTCACCTGGCGAG agaagtaaagaaaaatgtaaaactgaGGCGGCAGTCGGATTCTCAGGTCAAATTGAGTCCAGCCAATCCGAAGAAGACGCTGAACAGCTGCTGTGGACTTTAG